In the genome of Macrobrachium nipponense isolate FS-2020 chromosome 42, ASM1510439v2, whole genome shotgun sequence, one region contains:
- the LOC135213095 gene encoding mitochondrial ornithine transporter 1-like gives MQHHKDAFIDLMGGSMGGVACVYVGQPLDTVKVKMQTFPELYKGMVGCFLQTFKRDGIRGLYAGTVPALAANIAENSVLFACYGICQKAVAYGTGAKSVQDLSVLSNATAGFFAAFFSSLTLCPTELVKCQLQALREVALAQNREPDRIGPWQLTRQILKSDGVPGMFRGLTSTFAREMPGYFFFFGGYEASRELMRPPGKTRDEIGPWRTMLAGGFAGVTLWVAIFPADVVKSRIQVAGSTEPMMKVFKNIVRQEGVLALYNGLGPTIVRTFPATAALFLAYEATKKFLHNLMD, from the exons ATGCAACATCACAAGGATGCATTTATTGACCTCATGGGTGGCTCCATGG GAGGAGTTGCCTGTGTGTATGTTGGTCAGCCATTAGACACTGTAAAAGTAAAGATGCAGACATTCCCAGAACTTTACAAAGGAATGGTCGGCTGCTTTCTTCAGACATTCAAACGAGACGGCATACGTGGCTTGTATGCTGGAACTGTACCTGCCCTGGCAGCAAATATTGCTGAGAATTCTGTTTTATTTGCTTGCTATGGAATCTGCCAGAAAGCAGTTGCGTATGGTACTGGTGCAAag AGTGTCCAAGACTTGTCTGTTTTGAGTAATGCAACAGCAGGATTCTTTGCTGCATTCTTTTCTTCACTCACCCTGTGCCCAACAGAATTAGTGAAGTGTCAGCTTCAGGCACTGAGAGAAGTGGCTTTGGCACAGAACAGAGAACCG GATCGCATTGGACCTTGGCAACTTACACGCCAGATATTAAAGAGTGATGGTGTTCCAGGAATGTTCCGTGGCTTAACTTCAACATTTGCCAGAGAAATGCCAggttacttcttcttctttggtgGTTATGAAGCTAGTAGAGAACTCATGCGACCACCGGGAAAAACAAGAGATGAAATTG GACCTTGGAGAACAATGTTGGCAGGTGGCTTTGCGGGTGTCACTCTTTGGGTCGCCATCTTTCCTGCAGATGTTGTTAAGTCTCGTATCCAGGTAGCAGGATCCACGGAACCCATGATGAAAGTATTTAAGAATATAGTGAGACAAGAAG GTGTTCTTGCACTGTACAACGGTTTGGGACCTACAATTGTGCGCACGTTTCCAGCCACTGCTGCATTATTCTTGGCCTATGAAGCAACAAAGAAATTCTTGCACAATTTAATGGATTAA